One stretch of Schizosaccharomyces pombe strain 972h- genome assembly, chromosome: III DNA includes these proteins:
- the spc25 gene encoding Ndc80 complex subunit Spc25, which yields MSLANFPTIELDYDSLKSKISNFNSIFDRFLQEERKKLLNNKNEYLRQLSEINEAQKKAEKSLEQTEARKQNFTELLEKEHEEQAITEQEIFSFQEKLDAMLKRKQKLSEELDHYRAIISSKRELRAQEMEAKRKQDSYNNPELKFWEDYLGLKMEGVHDEVIRFIFTNIDEKDWNKQFSFQINLAERDYKVVHCHPPLPHVDDLVNKVNRTRDFYQFLKDMRKGFRELHRKDLSQLI from the exons atGTCTTTGGCAAACTTTCCAACGATAGAACTTGATTACGATAGtttgaaatcaaaaatttcgaaTTTCAACAGCATCTTCGATCGATTCTTGCAAGAAGAGAGAAAGAAGCTTCTgaataacaaaaatgaatatttgcGTCAATTATCTGAAATTAATG AGGCACAAAAGAAGGCAGAGAAAAGCCTTGAGCAAACTGAGGCTCGAAAACAGAATTTTACGgaattattagaaaaagagCATGAGGAGCAAGCTATTACAGAACAGGAAATATTTTCGTTTCAAGAAAAGCTTGATGCAATgttgaaaaggaaacaaaAGCTCTCTGAGGAACTTGATCATTACCGCGCAATCATCTCGTCCAAAAGAGAGTTGAGGGCTCAAGAGATGGAGGCGAAACGGAAACAGGATTCTTATAATAATCCAGAGCTTAAATTTTGGGAAGATTATTTGGGCTTGAAAATGGAAGGAGTTCATGACGAAGTCATCAgatttatatttacaaacattgatgaaaaagattggaacaaacaattttcatttcaaatCAATCTTGCTGAAAGGGATTATAAAG TCGTGCATTGTCATCCACCTCTACCACATGTTGATGATTTGGTAAACAAGGTTAATCGCACTAGAGACTTTTATCAGTTTCTGAAAGATATGCGGAAGGGATTCCGTGAACTTCATAGAAAGGATCTGTctcaattgatttaa
- the srp54 gene encoding signal recognition particle subunit Srp54: MVFADLGRRLNSALGDFSKATSVNEELVDTLLKNICTALLETDVNVRLVQELRSNIKKKINVSTLPQGINGKRIVQKAVFDELCSLVDPKVDAFTPKKGRPSVIMMVGLQGSGKTTTCSKLALHYQRRGLKSCLVAADTFRAGAFDQLKQNAIKARVPYFGSYTETDPVVIAKEGVDKFKNDRFDVIIVDTSGRHQQEQELFAEMVEISDAIRPDQTIMILDASIGQAAESQSKAFKETADFGAVIITKLDGHAKGGGALSAVAATKTPIVFIGTGEHINDLERFSPRSFISKLLGLGDLEGLMEHVQSLDFDKKNMVKNLEQGKFTVRDFRDQLGNIMKLGPLSKMASMIPGMSNMMNGMNDEEGSLRMKRMLYIVDSMTEQELDSDGLLFVEQPSRVLRVARGSGTSVLEVEETISQVRVFAQMAKKIGGKDGILGKLGGNPAAALKKDPRQLAAMQKRMQAMGMGGGMPGLNPGSMNFGDISKMANMLMGGGGPGGAGGMDFSGMLNQFQNMQKPPRRR; this comes from the exons ATGGTTTTTGCAGATTTAGGGCGTCGTTTGAACTCTGCGTTAGGGGACTTTTCTAAGGCCACTTCAGTGAATGAAGAG cTTGTCGATACTCTgctgaaaaatatatgtacGGCACTTTTGGAAACAGATGTTAATGTGCGATTGGTTCAAGAATTACGTTCaaatattaagaaaaaaatcaatgtaTCAACTTTGCCTCAGGGTATAAATGGGAAGCGAATCGTCCAGAAGGCTGTCTTTGATGAACTTTGCAGTTTGGTTGACCCTAAAGTTGATGCTTTTACTCCTAAAAAAGGGAGACCTTCAGTGATCATGATGGTAGGTTTACAAGGCAGTGGTAAAACGACAACATGCTCAAAGCTTGCTCTGCACTACCAAAGGAGAGGTTTGAAATCGTGTTTGGTTGCTGCCGATACTTTCCGTGCTGGTGCTTTTGATCAATTAAAGCAGAATGCTATCAAAGCACGTGTTCCTTACTTTGGTAGTTACACCGAGACTGACCCAGTCGTTATTGCCAAGGAAGGTGTTGATAAGTTCAAAAACGATAGATTTGACGTTATCATCGTTGATACATCTGGTAGGCATCAGCAGGAGCAGGAGTTGTTTGCTGAGATGGTGGAAATTTCAGACGCTATTCGCCCAGATCAAACAATTATGATTTTAGATGCTAGCATTGGTCAAGCTGCCGAATCTCAAAGCAAAGCGTTTAAAGAGACTGCTGACTTTGGCGCTGTAATAATCACAAAATTGGACGGACATGCCAAAGGTGGTGGTGCTTTATCCGCCGTGGCTGCGACTAAGACACCCATCGTGTTCATTGGTACCGGTGAACATATTAATGATTTGGAGCGCTTTTCTCCACGTTCTTTTATCTCAAAGCTACTCGGACTCGGTGATCTTGAAGGTCTGATGGAACACGTTCAGTCTTTagattttgataaaaagaatatggTTAAAAATCTTGAGCAAGGAAAGTTTACGGTCCGAGACTTTCGAGATCAACTCGGAAATATTATGAAATTGGGACCACTTAGTAAAATGGCTAGTATGATTCCAGGCATGAGTAATATGATGAACGGTATGAATGATGAGGAGGGATCTTTGCGTATGAAGCGTATGCTCTACATCGTTGATTCAATGACCGAACAAGAGTTAGATTCGGATGGTCTTCTATTTGTTGAACAACCCTCTCGTGTTTTACGTGTTGCAAGGGGTAGTGGTACAAGCGTTTTAGAGGTAGAAGAAACCATTTCTCAGGTCCGAGTATTTGCGCAAATGGCGAAAAAGATAGGAGGAAAAGATGGAATTTTGGGTAAACTTGGTGGAAATCCAGCCGCAGCTCTCAAAAAAGACCCTCGTCAACTTGCAGCTATGCAGAAAAGAATGCAAGCCATGGGTATGGGGGGAGGAATGCCTGGCCTCAATCCAGGTTCTATGAACTTTGGtgatatttcaaaaatggctAACATGTTGATGGGAGGCGGAGGTCCCGGAGGGGCAGGTGGTATGGATTTCAGCGGTATGCtcaatcaatttcaaaatatgcAAAAGCCTCCTCGAAGACGTTAG
- the ccq1 gene encoding shelterin complex HEAT repeat subunit Ccq1 gives MSEINDFTNSIIINESDTKYEVYSEVNSSNRWIAKEDCPSPLEDVWLLKLAGHKRKLEEPLSCMRNEEPASKQREIEKFLRTDLDHSENDFLTQEVDEFPSTQQLFPIPLQNDTAFDSSEESITKSSKSSFSVLDIGLPMSALQRKMMHRLVQYFAFCIDHFCTGPSDSRIQEKIRLFIQSAHNIAKHPSLYDTEVRNPSAAESTNSHVSLDASNFSSYAENSSKFLFLQELFKNLSPSYSKTFFLFISNQFLANTLTQWLKSQNIDAELWAEEDAKTSQHPAIWICVSKKAPSASHFLQSCPDLSATIFYDIEAYMSVTSSLPSIQSLVLRLIHLGSIEHAIKCFQSSYNASFLVNIVGVVATLSSSSEENSEASNLSTLFEKSGNFEEILGSESHSSITEKTRDIAKNVATWLKNGENFSSWPLPPLMDLASLSVAEPRDSQPSVSQVNDTFVKSSDSTFPSSQSMQSPSKLHSLTSNATDLLSSSSLKKNFFSQQEADEVELSNNYDLQGAAVQYLQRRLRMVEDELHEAINSKNVQQSRSEELEQQISKLTDNLQEYRNTVRELKLDLEKSKKKNEDLSKLEVEKVEEIANLKKELTHLAKQQEFGFKYVQEFSNEDLQGKLIEANEKNYKLTQLLKTQKEDADFITNQYQNASTFAAEQSKEVAKLQAECKRLQAINSKVMEEVKVYNDSRVEALLAKVSSLEETLKILEQKSLPKFTPHNQSPRIIDSN, from the coding sequence ATGAGCGAAATTAACGACTTTACGAATTCAATTATTATCAATGAAAGTGATACGAAATACGAGGTTTACTCTGAGGTGAATTCCAGTAATAGATGGATTGCCAAAGAGGATTGCCCTAGCCCGTTGGAAGATGTATGGCTTCTAAAATTAGCAGGCCATAAGAGAAAATTGGAAGAGCCTCTAAGTTGCATGCGTAATGAAGAACCTGCATCCAAACAAAGAGagatagaaaaatttttacggACTGATTTGGATCACTCTGAAAATGACTTTTTAACTCAAGAGGTCGATGAATTCCCTTCTACCCAGCAGTTATTTCCTATTCCTTTGCAAAATGACACTGCCTTTGATTCTTCGGAAGAATCTATTACTAAATCTTCTAAATCCTCGTTCAGCGTGCTAGATATTGGCCTTCCAATGTCTGCGCTTCAAAGGAAAATGATGCATCGGTTGGTTCAATACTTTGCCTTTTGTATTGACCATTTTTGTACTGGTCCTAGCGATTCAAGAATCCAAGAAAAAATACgtctttttattcaatcTGCTCATAACATTGCAAAGCATCCTAGTCTGTATGATACTGAAGTTCGAAATCCCTCCGCTGCTGAATCCACTAATTCCCACGTTTCTTTAGATGCTTCTAATTTCTCTTCATATGCCgaaaattcttcaaaatttctttttttgcaagaattattcaaaaatcttTCCCCCTCTTATTCTaagacattttttttatttatctcCAACCAATTTCTTGCAAACACACTTACTCAATGGCTAAAATCTCAAAACATTGATGCTGAGTTATGGGCTGAAGAGGATGCAAAGACTAGCCAACATCCAGCAATTTGGATTTGTGTGTCCAAAAAGGCTCCCTCCGcttctcattttcttcaatcttGCCCAGATTTGAGTGCaaccattttttatgatatCGAAGCATACATGAGTGTCACTAGTTCCTTGCCCTCTATTCAAAGCCTTGTCCTTAGGCTCATTCACTTGGGATCTATAGAACATGCCataaaatgttttcaatCATCTTACAATGCCTCATTTTTAGTGAACATTGTGGGTGTGGTTGCCACTCTTAGTTCTTCTTCCGAGGAAAATTCAGAAGCTTCAAATTTGAGCACTTTGTTTGAGAAATCTGGGAACTTTGAGGAAATCCTAGGCTCAGAATCTCACTCTTCTATTACAGAAAAAACTCGAGATATTGCTAAAAATGTTGCGACCTGgttaaaaaatggagaaaaCTTCTCTTCTTGGCCACTACCTCCTCTAATGGATTTAGCAAGCTTATCGGTTGCAGAACCAAGGGATTCTCAGCCTTCTGTTTCTCAGGTGAACGATACTTTTGTCAAATCATCTGATAGTACATTTCCTTCGTCGCAAAGCATGCAATCACCTTCCAAACTCCACTCTTTAACAAGTAATGCCACCGATTTACTGTCATCAAGCTCactaaagaaaaactttttttctcaacaGGAAGCTGATGAGGTAGAACTTTCCAATAATTATGATCTCCAAGGTGCAGCTGTCCAATACCTGCAGCGTCGTTTAAGAATGGTAGAAGATGAATTACACGAAGCCATTAATTCCAAAAACGTACAACAAAGTCGCTCAGAGGAGTTGGAGCAGCAAATTTCTAAGCTGACGGATAATTTACAAGAATACAGAAACACTGTTCGAGAGCTCAAGCTGGATTTGGAGAAAtcgaagaaaaagaatgaagaCCTTTCAAAGCTAGAAGTTGAGAAGGTTGAAGAAATCGCAAACCTTAAAAAAGAGCTTACCCACTTAGCTAAGCAACAAGAATTTGGCTTTAAATATGTACAAGAATTTTCGAATGAAGATCTACAAGGCAAATTAATTGAAGCcaacgaaaaaaattacaaactTACTCAACTGTTAAAAACACAGAAAGAAGACGCTGATTTCATTACTAATCAATATCAAAATGCATCTACTTTTGCTGCTGAGCAAAGCAAAGAGGTTGCGAAACTTCAAGCTGAATGTAAGCGCTTACAAGCTATAAATTCTAAAGTTATGGAAGAGGTAAAAGTTTATAATGATTCAAGGGTAGAAGCATTACTCGCTAAGGTCTCTTCTCTGGAGGAGaccttaaaaattttagagcAGAAGTCTCTTCCCAAATTTACTCCACATAATCAATCACCAAGGATTATTGATTCTAACTAA